The genomic region CGTTCCATACTTTTTAGAGTTTCTTCGCGAATAACTTCAAATACTTGACGACTGAGTTGAGCAAATTCTGGTGTCATGGTGTCGTCGATGTGACGCGGACGTTTGAAATCTACTAAAATATCTTCTTTAATATGCCCTGGATTTATGCCCAAAATTAAAATACGATCGCTTAAAAAAACCGCCTCTTCAATATCGTGAGTGACAAAAACAACGGTAGTTTTTAAATCGCTCCAAATCTCCATCAACAGTTCTTGCATCATATGTCGCGTTTGTGCATCCAATGCGCCAAAAGGTTCATCCATCAATAAAACTGAAGGGGAATTGACTAATGCTCTAATGATACTAGCTCGTTGCTTCATTCCTCCTGAAAGCTGGTGGGGATAAGAATTACGATGCTTGTACAAACCAACTCGATAGAGATATTCATCGACCAACTCGCGTCGCTGTTTTTTTGCCATACCTTTAATTCGCAAGCCAAATTCGACATTTTGAGCGGTAGTTTTCCAGGGAAGCAGGGAATACTGCTGAAAGACAAAACCGCGCTCGGCTCCTGGTTTGGTTACGGCTTGCCGATCTACTGAAATACAGCCTGTCGTTGGACGAATAAATCCCGCGATCGAATTGAGTAAAGTTGATTTGCCACAGCCAGATGGTCCTAACAAACATACAAACGAACCTGGTTCAACTTGAAAATTGATATTATCTAATACTTTAGTCGGGCGCTCGCGACAGCCAAAAGTAACTGATAAGCCTTCTACTTCTACTAATCCTACTAATTCTTTGGTTAATTGAGCTGTTGTTAACGTTTGCACCGTGACATTTTGCATAACTTTGTGAAATTTTTTAATTAATTTATTTTTTAATCGTTCTCCAAGGCATTAATGCAGCAGTCAAACGACTAACCGCCCAAGAACTAAAGGCACCCATCAATCCAATTAGCAGCATTCCCATGACAATTGGCGGATAGTTGGAAGTAACATAAGATTCCCAGGTTATATAACCTATGCCATAGCGTCCTGCCAGAATTTCTGCCGTTACCAAACAAAACCAGGCATTACCCATGCCGATAACCAAACCACTAGCAATGCTGGGTAATGCTCCAGGAATGATGATGTCTATAAAGGTATGTCGGGTTTTTGCCCCCAAACACTGTCCGACCTGAATCAAAAGCGTGTCATTGATGGTGCTTTCTACTCCTTTGATAGTGCTAATCAAAACGGGAAAAAAGCCACCTATAAAGGTAATAAAGATCATCCCTGCTTCGGCAGTGGGAAACATTAAAATAGCCAGAGGAATCCAGGCTACTGCGGGAATTGGACGCAATAATTCTAAAGGTGGCGATAAAAAATCGTCGACTTTTTGAAACGCACCGATAAAGATTCCCAAAATGATCCCCAAACAAGAGGCGATCGCATAACCTAATAACACCCTGGTAATACTGGACTGGAAATGAATCCAAGGATCGCCCGTAAAAAATTCCCAGGTAGCTGCGACTACTTCTATGGGTGAAGGTAAAAAGTTAAACTTGATGATGAAATCAAACTCGATCTGGCATAAAAACTGCCAAACTCCAAAAAAGATAACCAAAGATAAAACACGTCGCGCCAATTTATGAGAGCTAGTATTTCCAAACATTGGGGCAATTAGCTGACGAAAACTTTGAATCAAAGGAATTCTAGTTAATTTAGAGGAGCTAGTCATCTCAGAGTCTTTGAATTGTGATTAATAGTAAACGTTCTAATGAAATTGGGTCGCGAGAAAGGGTAGATTATTTCTTACTGGCAGCACCGGCTAATGCAGGTGCAGTTTTCTGAGCTAAGCTTTGCTGTAATTCCTTAAATGCCGTTACTTGACCTCCAGAGTCAGCTGCAAACTGGTCGGCATCTTGTTTGAGCAAGAAAGCGGAAACATCA from Coleofasciculaceae cyanobacterium harbors:
- a CDS encoding ABC transporter ATP-binding protein, which encodes MQNVTVQTLTTAQLTKELVGLVEVEGLSVTFGCRERPTKVLDNINFQVEPGSFVCLLGPSGCGKSTLLNSIAGFIRPTTGCISVDRQAVTKPGAERGFVFQQYSLLPWKTTAQNVEFGLRIKGMAKKQRRELVDEYLYRVGLYKHRNSYPHQLSGGMKQRASIIRALVNSPSVLLMDEPFGALDAQTRHMMQELLMEIWSDLKTTVVFVTHDIEEAVFLSDRILILGINPGHIKEDILVDFKRPRHIDDTMTPEFAQLSRQVFEVIREETLKSMER
- a CDS encoding ABC transporter permease codes for the protein MTSSSKLTRIPLIQSFRQLIAPMFGNTSSHKLARRVLSLVIFFGVWQFLCQIEFDFIIKFNFLPSPIEVVAATWEFFTGDPWIHFQSSITRVLLGYAIASCLGIILGIFIGAFQKVDDFLSPPLELLRPIPAVAWIPLAILMFPTAEAGMIFITFIGGFFPVLISTIKGVESTINDTLLIQVGQCLGAKTRHTFIDIIIPGALPSIASGLVIGMGNAWFCLVTAEILAGRYGIGYITWESYVTSNYPPIVMGMLLIGLMGAFSSWAVSRLTAALMPWRTIKK